The Devosia sp. MC521 genome has a segment encoding these proteins:
- a CDS encoding ABC transporter permease, with translation MCFIVLRLAGDPSVAMLGPDVSAAEIAAFRERWGLDQPLHIQFFQFIWAVMHGDLGYSMRGGEPALSMVLRHVPQTLAITVPALLVSIAIGVPAGIAAALYRNTWFDRLIILVSIVGYTVPSFVLALVLALVFSVTLRWFPTGGSGTLAHLVLPVATIGLIGAAVIARYTRSAMLEVDGQPFIRTASAKGLRRGAVVSRHALPNAAVPIVTILGFMVGSTVTGAVVVETVFSWPGIGRLLVTSVAARDLAVVQVITLLVSAAMVLSNLVVDMLYGFLDPRMRASKGVGE, from the coding sequence ATGTGCTTCATCGTCCTGCGATTGGCAGGCGACCCCTCGGTTGCCATGCTTGGTCCCGACGTAAGCGCTGCCGAAATAGCAGCCTTCCGGGAACGCTGGGGCCTCGATCAGCCCCTGCATATCCAATTTTTCCAGTTCATCTGGGCTGTGATGCATGGCGACCTCGGCTATTCGATGCGTGGAGGTGAGCCTGCGCTGTCCATGGTCTTGCGCCACGTCCCCCAGACATTGGCAATCACGGTGCCGGCTCTGTTGGTGTCGATCGCTATCGGCGTCCCTGCGGGCATTGCAGCCGCACTGTACCGCAATACTTGGTTTGACCGTCTGATCATTCTGGTTTCGATCGTAGGGTATACTGTTCCCAGCTTTGTGCTGGCCCTTGTCCTGGCATTAGTGTTCTCAGTGACCCTTCGTTGGTTCCCAACAGGTGGCTCCGGCACCTTGGCACATCTGGTGCTGCCGGTGGCCACCATCGGGCTCATCGGCGCCGCGGTCATTGCTCGCTATACGCGTTCAGCGATGCTTGAAGTCGACGGGCAGCCCTTCATTCGTACAGCGTCTGCCAAAGGACTTCGCCGTGGTGCGGTGGTTAGTCGTCACGCCCTGCCAAATGCTGCCGTGCCCATCGTCACCATTCTCGGCTTCATGGTCGGCTCCACAGTGACCGGAGCCGTGGTGGTCGAGACCGTATTTTCGTGGCCGGGCATCGGTCGGCTGCTTGTGACCTCGGTCGCGGCGCGCGATCTGGCAGTAGTTCAGGTGATTACACTGCTGGTGAGTGCAGCAATGGTCCTCTCAAATCTGGTCGTCGACATGCTTTATGGCTTTTTGGATCCGCGCATGCGCGCAAGTAAGGGTGTCGGCGAATGA